A window of Castanea sativa cultivar Marrone di Chiusa Pesio chromosome 1, ASM4071231v1 contains these coding sequences:
- the LOC142622304 gene encoding aspartyl protease family protein At5g10770-like, protein MAAPTISFLRFLFFSVIVFLCTLDNLGFALQPREMESEDLSHMHTLNVSSLIPSTTCSLSAKGSNKRASLTVVDKRGPCSQLNQDKVKSPTMTEILEQDQSRVNSIHAKLSKNLGLNGLRASKATAIPAKSGSTIGSGNYVVTIGLGTPKRDLTLIFDTGSDLTWTQCQPCLKSCYQQKDPTFDPSKSSTYSNISCNSSVCSQLSSATGNSPGCSSSTCVYGIQYGDRSFSVGFFGKEKLTLTSTDVFNNFLFGCGENNQGLFSGAAGLLGLGRDPLSLIQQTATKYNRVFSYCLPSTSSATGSLTFGKTGSSSSAIKFTPLSKLTEDTSFYGLDTLGITVGGNKLSIATSVFSNAGTIIDSGTVITRLPPDAYSALKAAFKDAMKSYPLTSGLSLLDTCYDLSKYETVSIPKISFSFSGNVNVDLDVSGIIVAQKISQVCLAFAGNSDDDSVGIFGNVQQRRLEVVYDVAGARVGFGPAGCT, encoded by the exons ATGGCCGCTCCCACCATTTCCTTCCTTAGGTTTCTCTTCTTTAGCGTTATTGTATTTCTGTGCACTCTGGACAACCTGGGATTTGCCCTTCAACCAAGAGAGATGGAAAGTGAAGATCTTAGTCATATGCATACCCTTAATGTCAGCTCTCTAATACCATCAACAACTTGCAGCCTTTCTGCCAAAG GTTCTAATAAAAGGGCATCCTTAACAGTGGTAGACAAACGTGGCCCATGCTCTCAACTCAACCAAGACAAAGTTAAATCACCCACTATGACTGAAATCCTTGAACAAGACCAATCTAGGGTCAATTCAATTCATGCCAAGCTCTCAAAAAATTTGGGTCTTAATGGTTTACGAGCATCAAAGGCCACTGCCATCCCAGCCAAGTCTGGTAGTACCATTGGCTCAGGAAACTACGTTGTGACCATTGGCCTTGGCACTCCAAAAAGGGACTTAACACTCATATTTGATACTGGCAGCGACCTCACTTGGACTCAATGTCAACCTTGCTTAAAATCATGCTACCAACAAAAGGACCCAACCTTTGATCCATCTAAATCATCGACTTATTCAAATATTTCGTGTAATTCATCAGTGTGCTCTCAACTCTCTTCTGCCACAG GGAACTCACCGGGCTGCAGTTCCTCAACATGCGTGTACGGCATACAATACGGGGATCGATCATTTTCTGTGGGATTTTTCGGCAAAGAGAAGCTAACCTTGACATCAACAGACGTGTTCAACAATTTCTTATTCGGCTGTGGCGAAAACAACCAAGGTCTCTTCAGTGGTGCAGCTGGATTACTTGGTCTCGGCCGTGACCCACTTTCCTTAATCCAACAAACTGCAACAAAATACAACCGTGTCTTCTCTTATTGCCTTCCTTCAACTTCTAGCGCTACTGGTAGCCTCACGTTTGGAAAAACTGGTAGCTCTTCGAGTGCCATCAAATTCACTCCCTTGTCGAAACTCACTGAAGATACCTCATTTTACGGCCTCGACACACTCGGGATCACCGTGGGTGGAAATAAGTTATCGATTGCAACCTCAGTTTTTTCAAATGCAGGCACCATTATCGATTCAGGGACTGTCATAACACGTTTGCCGCCCGATGCTTATAGCGCCTTGAAAGCGGCGTTTAAGGATGCAATGAAGAGTTACCCTTTGACAAGTGGGCTTTCGTTGCTTGATACATGTTATGATCTTAGCAAATACGAGACAGTTTCGATTCCAAAGATAAGCTTTTCGTTTAGTGGCAATGTGAACGTGGATTTGGATGTGTCGGGAATAATTGTCGCTCAAAAAATCTCACAGGTTTGTTTGGCTTTTGCTGGAAACAGTGATGATGATTCTGTTGGGATTTTCGGGAATGTGCAGCAGAGAAGGTTGGAGGTGGTGTATGATGTTGCAGGAGCGAGAGTTGGGTTTGGTCCTGCTGGTTGTACCTGA
- the LOC142631970 gene encoding aspartyl protease family protein At5g10770-like, which translates to MATPTTSSSFLGFFLFSFLVFLCSLNQLGFALEGRETLENNHLTHIHTLEVSSLLPSTTCSSSTKGSDKRASLTVVHKHGPCSTLKLDKAKAPTVDEIFEQDQSRVNSIHSRLSKKLSRDDLSASKDSTIPAKSGSTIGSGNYIVTVGLGTPKKDLSLIFDTGSDLTWTQCQPCARYCYQQKEPTFDPSQSTTYSNISCSSSVCSQLTSATGNSPGCSTSSTCIYGIQYGDQSFSAGYFSKEKLTLTSTDVFNNFLFGCGQNNQGLFGGAAGLLGLGRDALSLVQQTASKYNRVFSYCLPSSSSSTGHLTFGKSAGTSSAIKFTPLSKSTQGTSFYGLDIVGISLGGRKLSIPTSVFSNAGTIIDSGTVITRLPATAYSALKAAFRQAMKNYPSTGALSILDTCYDLSKYTTFSIPKISFSFSGGVDVDLDAAGILYAQKTSQVCLAFAGNGDDSSVGIYGNVQQKRLEVVYDLAGGRVGFGPAGCA; encoded by the exons ATGGCGACTCCcactacctcctcctccttccttgGGTTTTTCCTCTTTAGCTTTCTTGTATTTCTTTGCTCTCTGAATCAGCTGGGATTTGCCCTTGAAGGAAGAGAGACTTTAGAAAACAACCATCTTACTCACATTCATACCCTTGAAGTCAGCTCTCTACTACCATCAACTACTTGCAGCTCTTCTACCAAAG GTTCTGATAAAAGGGCATCCTTGACAGTAGTACACAAACATGGCCCATGCTCCACACTTAAACTAGACAAAGCTAAAGCTCCCACTGTAGATGAAATCTTCGAACAAGACCAATCTAGGGTCAACTCAATCCACTCTAGGCTCTCCAAGAAGTTGAGCCGTGATGATTTAAGTGCATCAAAGGACTCCACCATCCCAGCCAAGTCCGGTAGCACTATTGGTTCAGGCAATTACATTGTGACCGTGGGACTTGGCACTCCAAAAAAGGACTTGTCACTCATATTTGATACAGGTAGTGACCTCACTTGGACTCAATGTCAACCTTGCGCACGATATTGTTATCAACAAAAGGAACCAACCTTTGACCCATCTCAGTCTACAACTTATTCGAATATTTCGTGTAGTTCATCTGTATGCTCTCAACTCACTTCTGCCACAG GAAATTCACCAGGCTGCAGTACCAGCTCAACGTGCATATATGGTATACAATACGGCGACCAATCGTTTTCTGCGGGATATTTTAGCAAAGAGAAGCTAACCCTAACATCAACAGACGTGTTCAACAACTTCCTATTCGGCTGTGGCCAAAACAACCAAGGCCTTTTCGGCGGTGCAGCCGGATTACTAGGCCTAGGTCGCGACGCACTTTCCTTAGTCCAACAAACGGCATCAAAATACAACCGTGTCTTTTCTTATTGCCTCCCTTCATCTTCTAGCTCTACTGGACACCTCACATTTGGAAAAAGTGCTGGAACTTCAAGTGCTATCAAATTCACTCCCTTGTCAAAATCTACACAGGGTACTTCATTTTACGGCCTTGACATAGTTGGAATCAGTCTCGGTGGACGCAAGTTATCGATTCCAACGTCGGTTTTTTCAAATGCGGGTACCATTATCGACTCGGGGACTGTAATAACTCGCTTGCCGGCTACAGCATATAGTGCCTTGAAGGCGGCGTTTAGGCAAGCAATGAAGAACTATCCATCAACGGGGGCGCTTTCGATACTTGATACATGTTATGATCTTAGCAAATACACGACATTTTCGATTCCAAAAATAAGCTTTTCGTTCAGTGGTGGTGTTGACGTGGATTTGGATGCGGCGGGTATACTTTACGCTCAGAAAACCTCGCAGGTTTGTTTAGCTTTTGCTGGAAACGGTGATGATAGTTCTGTTGGGATTTACGGGAATGTGCAGCAGAAAAGGTTGGAGGTGGTGTATGATCTTGCAGGAGGGAGGGTTGGGTTTGGTCCTGCTGGTTGTGCCTGA